Proteins co-encoded in one Sulfuricaulis limicola genomic window:
- a CDS encoding very short patch repair endonuclease, producing MADVFSSQKRSAIMARIRGRENKRTELALVGILRRNKITGWRRHQPLFGRPDFVFHQQRLVLFVDGCFWHCCPKHATQPGSNRAFWMRKLQRNRARDRLVNQTLRKAGWKVVRIWQHDLTRKNEVRVVTRISKRLAL from the coding sequence ATGGCCGATGTATTCTCAAGTCAAAAACGCTCTGCCATCATGGCTCGAATTCGTGGCCGCGAAAACAAACGGACAGAACTTGCATTAGTAGGCATTTTGCGACGCAATAAAATCACCGGTTGGCGACGACACCAGCCGTTGTTCGGAAGGCCTGACTTTGTTTTCCACCAGCAGCGTTTGGTTTTGTTCGTGGATGGCTGCTTCTGGCATTGTTGCCCAAAGCATGCAACACAGCCGGGGTCGAACCGCGCATTCTGGATGCGAAAACTTCAGCGAAACCGGGCACGCGACCGGCTGGTAAATCAAACATTGCGTAAGGCCGGGTGGAAGGTGGTTCGTATTTGGCAGCACGATCTGACCCGGAAGAACGAAGTACGGGTAGTAACCCGCATCAGCAAACGCCTCGCTCTTTGA
- a CDS encoding NosR/NirI family protein — MKYPAIILRLLMLCLLVVVAATARAETIDARYPAVKGFFPQADRFGAIEGNPPAAAVYRGDRLLGYAYLTADILRIPAYSGHPINTLVGFDLAGQIVGIRIVEHQEPILVVGITEERLQQFARQYQGKSVFDDVVIGAGTPGQVAIDSISGATITVMVENATLMRSVRRVAEARGLTPPALPVAAQAPAEPVQPATTTFPATSDAPVSRPAASAPGTAAPRASTPLKSGPASMAAAEEEPIWVGVWRQRTFQIAIMIAGLTILTLILVFQDWLAKRPRLLVYVRDGFLLYTIFFIGWYSLAQLSVVNVLTFTHSIMRGFQWEGFLIDPMMFILWSFVAVTLLLWGRGVYCGWLCPFGALQELTQQIARRFNIRQFEFSQMVHERLWALKYIILLALFGVSLQSLVQAERMAEIEPFKTAITMRFQREWGYVLFAAALILVSAINRKFYCKYLCPLGAALTIPGKFRIFDWLRRHRECGRPCQVCAVECEVQAIRKNGEINANECHYCLDCQVTYWNDRKCPPEVERRKRRERAPRALELVRAMESHMGPSGLDDVGPGCDGCSRRPER; from the coding sequence GTGAAATACCCGGCCATTATCCTGCGCCTGCTGATGCTGTGCCTGCTCGTGGTCGTGGCGGCCACGGCGCGCGCCGAGACCATCGATGCGCGCTATCCGGCGGTGAAGGGGTTTTTCCCGCAGGCGGACCGCTTCGGCGCGATCGAAGGCAATCCGCCCGCCGCCGCCGTTTACCGGGGCGACCGGCTGCTCGGCTATGCCTACCTGACGGCCGACATCCTCCGCATCCCGGCTTACTCCGGCCATCCCATCAACACCCTGGTCGGTTTCGATCTGGCCGGGCAAATCGTCGGCATCCGCATCGTCGAACATCAGGAACCCATCCTGGTGGTGGGCATCACCGAGGAACGCCTGCAGCAATTCGCGCGGCAGTACCAGGGCAAGTCCGTGTTCGACGACGTCGTCATCGGCGCCGGCACGCCGGGTCAGGTGGCCATCGACAGCATCTCCGGGGCCACCATCACGGTGATGGTCGAGAACGCCACCCTGATGCGCAGCGTCCGCCGCGTGGCCGAAGCGCGCGGCCTTACGCCGCCGGCCCTGCCCGTGGCCGCGCAAGCGCCGGCCGAACCGGTGCAGCCGGCAACGACCACTTTCCCGGCAACCTCGGATGCGCCGGTCTCACGGCCGGCTGCCAGCGCCCCGGGTACTGCCGCGCCGCGCGCGTCCACGCCGCTGAAATCCGGACCCGCTTCCATGGCCGCGGCCGAGGAGGAACCCATCTGGGTCGGCGTCTGGCGCCAACGCACTTTCCAGATTGCGATCATGATCGCCGGCCTGACCATCCTGACATTGATATTGGTGTTCCAGGACTGGCTCGCGAAACGGCCGCGCCTGCTGGTTTACGTGCGCGACGGTTTTCTGCTGTACACGATTTTTTTCATCGGCTGGTATTCGCTGGCGCAGCTCTCCGTCGTCAACGTGCTCACCTTCACGCATTCCATCATGCGCGGTTTTCAGTGGGAAGGTTTTCTCATCGACCCCATGATGTTCATCCTGTGGTCGTTCGTGGCGGTGACGCTGCTGCTCTGGGGGCGCGGCGTCTATTGCGGCTGGCTCTGTCCGTTCGGCGCGCTGCAGGAGCTGACGCAGCAGATCGCGCGCCGGTTCAATATACGCCAGTTCGAGTTTTCCCAGATGGTGCACGAACGGCTGTGGGCCCTGAAGTACATCATCCTGCTGGCGCTGTTCGGCGTATCGCTGCAGTCGCTGGTGCAGGCCGAACGCATGGCCGAGATCGAGCCGTTCAAGACCGCCATCACCATGCGTTTCCAGCGCGAGTGGGGTTACGTCCTGTTTGCCGCCGCGCTCATTCTGGTCTCGGCCATCAACCGCAAGTTCTATTGCAAGTATCTCTGCCCGCTCGGCGCGGCGCTGACCATCCCGGGCAAGTTCCGTATTTTCGACTGGCTGCGACGGCACCGCGAATGCGGCCGTCCGTGCCAGGTATGCGCGGTCGAATGCGAGGTGCAGGCGATCCGCAAGAACGGCGAGATCAACGCCAACGAGTGCCACTACTGCCTCGACTGCCAGGTGACCTACTGGAACGACCGCAAATGCCCGCCGGAAGTCGAGCGGCGCAAGCGCCGGGAACGCGCGCCGCGCGCGCTGGAGCTGGTGCGGGCGATGGAATCGCACATGGGCCCCTCCGGCCTCGACGACGTCGGTCCTGGCTGCGACGGATGCTCGCGCCGACCCGAGCGCTGA
- a CDS encoding nitrite reductase, translating to MAEEKPSGHPGTPETEMRYKGAPVPIKPEEAETVVSPKAPALTTAEFTRAKQIYFERCAGCHGVLRKGATGKPLTPDITLKKGTDYLKVFINYGSPAGMPNWGTSGDLTAEDVDLMARFLQHEPPTPPEFGMKEMKDTWKVLVAPDKRPKKKLNNINLANLFSVTLRDSGEVALIDGDTKKIVNIVKTGYAVHISRTSASGRYLYVIGRDAKINLIDLWMEKPDNVAEIKIGLEARSVDTSKYKGYEDKYAIAGAYWPPQFTIMKGDTLEPIKIVATRGFTVDTQEYHPEPRVASIVASHFKPEFVVNVKETGKILMVNYKDLDNLEVTEIGAARFLHDGGWDSTKRYFLVAANQSNKIAVVDAKEGELEKLVDVGKIPHPGRGANFIDPKFGPVWATGHLGDDTIALIGTDKEKHKANAWKVVRTLKGQGGGSLFIKTHPKSKNLWVDTALNPNAEISQSVAVFDIANLDKPYQVVKIAEMAGLGEGPKRVVQPEYNNKGDEVWFSVWNGKTQESAIVVVDDKTRKLKTVIKDKRLITPTGKFNVYNTQHDVY from the coding sequence ATGGCGGAGGAAAAACCTTCCGGCCATCCGGGCACGCCGGAAACCGAGATGCGCTACAAGGGCGCGCCGGTACCGATCAAGCCCGAGGAGGCCGAGACCGTGGTGTCGCCGAAGGCACCGGCCTTGACCACGGCGGAATTCACCCGCGCCAAGCAGATCTACTTCGAGCGTTGCGCCGGTTGCCACGGCGTGCTGCGCAAGGGCGCCACCGGCAAGCCGCTGACGCCGGACATCACCCTCAAGAAGGGCACCGATTACCTCAAGGTGTTCATCAACTACGGTTCGCCCGCGGGCATGCCGAACTGGGGCACCTCCGGCGATCTCACCGCCGAGGACGTGGACCTCATGGCGCGCTTCCTGCAACACGAGCCGCCGACGCCGCCCGAGTTCGGCATGAAGGAAATGAAGGACACCTGGAAGGTTCTGGTCGCGCCCGACAAGCGTCCGAAGAAGAAGCTGAACAACATCAATCTCGCCAATCTGTTCTCGGTCACGCTGCGCGACAGCGGCGAAGTGGCGCTGATCGACGGCGACACCAAGAAGATCGTGAATATCGTGAAGACCGGCTACGCGGTGCACATCTCGCGCACGTCGGCTTCCGGCCGCTACCTGTACGTCATCGGCCGTGACGCCAAGATCAACCTCATCGACCTGTGGATGGAAAAGCCGGACAACGTTGCCGAGATCAAGATCGGCCTCGAGGCGCGTTCGGTCGACACCTCCAAGTACAAGGGCTATGAGGACAAGTACGCGATCGCCGGAGCCTACTGGCCGCCGCAATTCACCATCATGAAGGGCGACACGCTCGAGCCGATCAAGATCGTCGCCACCCGCGGCTTCACGGTGGACACGCAGGAGTATCATCCGGAACCGCGCGTGGCCTCCATCGTGGCCTCGCACTTCAAGCCCGAGTTCGTGGTGAACGTCAAGGAAACCGGCAAGATTCTGATGGTGAACTACAAGGATCTCGATAACCTCGAGGTCACCGAGATTGGCGCCGCACGCTTCCTGCACGACGGCGGTTGGGATTCCACCAAGCGCTATTTCCTGGTGGCCGCGAACCAGTCGAACAAGATCGCGGTGGTGGATGCCAAGGAAGGTGAGCTCGAGAAGTTGGTCGACGTGGGCAAGATCCCGCACCCAGGACGCGGAGCGAATTTCATTGATCCCAAGTTCGGTCCGGTGTGGGCGACGGGGCACCTCGGCGACGATACGATCGCGCTCATCGGTACCGATAAAGAGAAGCACAAGGCGAACGCATGGAAGGTAGTGCGTACCCTGAAAGGCCAGGGCGGCGGGTCGCTGTTCATCAAGACCCATCCGAAGTCCAAAAACCTGTGGGTCGACACCGCGCTCAACCCCAATGCCGAGATCAGCCAGTCGGTGGCGGTGTTCGATATTGCCAATCTCGACAAGCCTTACCAGGTCGTGAAGATCGCCGAAATGGCGGGCCTGGGCGAGGGTCCGAAGCGCGTGGTACAGCCCGAGTACAACAACAAGGGCGACGAAGTCTGGTTCTCCGTGTGGAACGGCAAGACCCAGGAATCGGCCATCGTCGTGGTTGACGACAAGACGCGCAAGCTCAAGACCGTGATCAAGGACAAGCGCCTGATCACGCCGACGGGCAAGTTCAACGTGTATAACACGCAGCACGACGTCTACTAG
- a CDS encoding c-type cytochrome, which yields MRRPRHKTGIILAALSALWSGTACAEISASRQAELMHLLVQDCGSCHGLTLKGGLGPALTREALNGKAPIMLREVILHGRPGTPMPPWKSFMSAPEADWLVQVLLEGTADAP from the coding sequence ATGCGCAGGCCCAGGCATAAGACCGGCATCATTCTCGCGGCGCTGAGCGCGCTGTGGTCAGGCACGGCTTGCGCCGAAATCTCCGCGTCACGCCAGGCCGAACTGATGCACCTGCTGGTGCAGGACTGTGGCTCGTGTCACGGGTTGACGCTCAAGGGCGGGCTCGGACCGGCCCTGACCCGGGAGGCGCTGAACGGAAAGGCCCCCATCATGTTGCGCGAAGTCATTCTGCATGGCCGGCCGGGAACACCGATGCCGCCATGGAAAAGTTTCATGAGTGCGCCGGAAGCAGACTGGCTGGTGCAGGTTTTGCTCGAGGGCACGGCCGATGCGCCTTAA